The segment CATTGAACACGTTGCCCATGCTTAATCCAAGGAATGCTCATGTCAGCGACCAGGGTAATGGTGCGGCCAACAATTGGTCGAATGGATACAAATATGGGTCAGAGAACATTGAAAGCATATTGAACATAATTGACAAGGAGGTTGACAAATGTGATAATTTATCccagtttcaattgtttcacAGTGTAGCTGGTGGAACAGGGCTGGGATGTGGCTCAAAGATATTGGAAATATTACAAGATAGGTATACCAGCAAGAAGATAATAACAACCAATTCGATACTTCCCTCGAATGAGAAGACGAGTGACGTTGTTGTCCAGCCGTACAATAGTTTATTGACTTTAAAGAGATTGATTGAATTCAGTAATGCTACATTTGTGTTTCACAATGATGCCTTAAATAACATTGAAAACACAGTTTTCAACCAAGGGGGATTACAAGATCAGGGGCTATCAAATGCCACTTCGTTTCAGGGGACCAACAAGCTTATTGCGTTTGTAAGTGCGTCCGTGAGCAATCCAATGCGTTTCCCCGGGTACATGTACAGCTCAATCGAATCAATAGTGTCGAGTTTAGTTCCGACTCCAGACTTGAAATTCCTTACAACCTCAGTGGCGCCTTTCAGCACTCAGTCCCACCACAACTACATAAATGAGTACGACATGTTTTTGGAATTGTCAGATGACAGATACAAAACGAACAAGTGTGTGTCAACACCAACGTCTTCATCCGAGATAGCTTACATCagtttgatgaattatttAATCAGTGGATCTAACCTAGATCGAAAGGAGATACGGAAAggaattttgaaacttcaaACACGAACTAATTTTGTACCTTGGACTTCAAGATCTATTGGGGTAGTACATGGTAAAAAATCTCCATATTTGAATAGCACACATCTTGAAGGAATACAGATATCCAATAACACTTCCATTATAGATgtgttcaacaaaattttaagACAGTATGACCTATTGGTTAAAAGAAAGGCCTACTTGAACACTTACAGCGAGGACAACTCTGCTGAAGAGATGGACCGTGTAGTGGACATGTTTAGCGAGTGTAAGGAGTCTGTGGTGAGGGTAATTGACGAGTACAGTGCTTGTAAAAGTATCAATTACTTGGAGGATGACGATATAGATATGGATATCTAGATGTGATAGTAATGAACGATTTTGTAACAATATGAGCCAGTTACTGAGAGAGCTCTTGGGATAATTTCCCTTTTGGGTGTTGAACGGAATTAATTTCCGATAAAAGATGCTACGGAGATAAAAAAACTGTGGaaagttacacaaaattacTGTTTGGCAATCGTCAAAAAGGTATGGCTTTAAAAATCTAAACCTCAATTACTAATACAACAGTtaaatttcatcatttttggtGTTTATATAAGAGGGACGACTTTCAAGCTGACTCTTCTACATACTGGTATAGCAAATAAACACGAACAGTATGACAGACGCCTCCCAATTTATCTCCAAAAGAGCTCAATCACGCAAATCAAGTCATTTCGCAAATGTGCCATCAGATCAACCACCCGCTGGTTTCAAACCACACCCCAAacctttgttgttgtcatATGGCACTCCAAATGATGGgttttttccaattgattccaTTGATGTAAATCTAGTCGCCTTCCCATTTGAGcatcaatcaaagaaaGGTCATGTTATTGGACATGGTGGTGAACTGAAAGCTAATGGACATGCAAAGGAGTATAAATCCAATAGTGTTCACATATCAAGGCATACAGATACCCCCAATTTGCTCGATTTATCAAGGGGATTGCAATACGCTCCTGTTCCTGGTCTTGAACCCTTGTTGGAATTCACCAAAGAGTTTATCCTGAAAACTCATAAACCAGCTTATGACGGTTGGAACCTGATTTTATCTACAGGTGCCAGTGATGGGTTAAACAAAGCTTGTGATGCTATTTTGGACCCTGGTGACgttgttcttgttgagGAGTTTACATTTAGTCCATTTCTCAAGTTTGTAAACAACGTTGGCGGTGTACCAGTGCCAGTCAAGATCAACTTGTCCAATGATTCCGATGGTCTTGACTTTgattatttggaaaatttgttgacaaattggTCAAAGGAGCATCCTAATTTGCCAAAACCAAAGGCATTGTACACTATTTCCACAGGCCAGAATCCAACAGGGTTTACTCAAACAGTTGAATTTCGTCACAAAGTTTACAAGTTGGCTGAAGAGCATAACTTTGTAATTATTGAGGATGATCCATACGGATATTTAACCTTACCAAAGTATGACCCATCTAGATTCtcaagcaacaacaaagtaGATCCCGcagatttggaaaacaatttaaCCATTGAGGAATATTTGTCTGACCATTTGACTCCTTCATACTTGGAGCTTGACACTACTGGTCGTGTCATTAGAGTCGagacattttcaaagttaTTTGCTCCTGGATTGCGTCTCGGATTTGTCATTGCTCATGCCAAAGTGGTAGATGCCATTAGAAACTACGCTGAGGTTGCAAATAGGGGTGCATCAGGTTTGTCACAAACAGTAGTGAATAATGTCGTTAGAGACCAATTGGGAGGTTTAGATGGATGGTTGAATTGGATATTGAGAATGAGAGCAACATATTCGCACAGAAAGGACTTATTATTACACTCGATCTATCAATCTGAAGCTTTCAAAAAAGGGTTAGTTGACGTGATAGACCCTAAAGCAGGAATGTTTGTCACTTTTAAGGTGAAGTTTTTAGACCCCGCGGAGGGCAAGATCACAAGTGATGATGTAATCTCGacaatgaaacaattgttgtggAAGATTATCAGCCATGGAGTTTTGGTTGTTCCGGGATACAATATGACGGTTGATCAAAAGTTCAGTTTGGAAAGAAGCAACTTCTTTAGATTATGCTATGCTCCGCTTGATAATGACGAGGATATCATAGAGAGTGGAAAGCGGTTGACTGATGCTGTTTTGGAGTTTCATGACAATGGAAACAAGTTTTGATAGATAAGCGTACAAGGCCATCTTTCTGAAGGTAGTTTGTGTAGGTGTACTGTTAAAAATATGGAGTAGTTACTTTACATCCAATCCTCCCGAGTCGTGTTTATGTCCATCGGGTGATGACAATATGTTGATTTAGGTGCTCCTAGTGGCACATACGAAAACGGTAGCGCTAAGTCCCTTTGCTAAAGACAACAGAGCAAAACGCAACAATTTGCTTacactttttcttttagACCCTCCTTCGAACTATTGAAGAGCAATATCAATTGTATAAACTCTTGTGGGTTCGAATATAGCTCGGTCTACTTAAATCATTAAGCTACAATGtcattcaacttttcaaactttaCTAAAGATATCAAATCCTTTGGTGATCGAATCAGTACCGAGTTTAACAAGGAGGTGGTACCTTTAGCTCAAAGAACATCTAGATTGGTTCAAGAAAGAATTGGTAAAATAAACCAAGACGATATATCACAATTACCATCGGAATATATTGAATTGGCCAACAAGTGCAACAACATTGAACTGTTGTACAAGaatgttttgaaagttACTTCCAATTACGAGAACGAGTCATATGATTATCCAACAAATTTACAAGAATCATTCACTGAATTCAGTCACAATGTCACCACCAGATTTAGCAACTTGAGCAAAGCAACCACCACAGCAGAAGCACAAGCTGCTTTGATCAATGCTGGAAGTAATGAGTCCAAACCTCCTAAAACATTGTACCATGCGTTAAGTAGGGCTACAGATGCTAGTATTTTAACCAAAGAGACCGATTCCAGTTCAGATGCAAGCGATCCTTTGATTAAAGGTTTGGACTTGTAttcatcaaacttgaaCAAGATTGCCAATGCAAGATTGGGCcaagatcaattgatcaagcTGAAATTCAATAAGCCATTGACAACAACTTTACGCTCATTGATTTCACAATCTaataaaattcaaaagaaagttgAAGAGAAGCGaattgattatgatttGAGTAGATACAACTTGACTAATTGTACCAACCCAGccaaagaatcaaaatttaGAGTTGATATGGAAAATGCCGAGGACGACTTTGCCAACACCGTTGAGGACGCAATTAACATTATGCAGAAtgtgattgaaaatgccAAGCCATTGCAAGAATTTTTGGAACTAATCAAGGCCCAATTAGCTTATCACAAGTTGGCCAGTGAACTATTGGGTGGAATGGTTAGTGAATACGAGGAGTTGattgatcaacaagaaaagttAAGTGAAGGTGCAAAGAGCAAGAATGACAGAGAAGGAGgtgattttgatatttaGGCCATAAATTCTGTATATCTAACTGCAGACCAGATTGTTCGCTATAATGTAGATGAGTTTACTTTTTCTGATTGTCTATTTACATATTATTCTCCAAATCTCAATGCCTCTAACCGTATATCAACAGCTGATGCACCATTGTCAGAACCTTCATAAACGTAATTACCCTCTAATAATTTAGCATGGATAGATTGTAATGCCCTTAGGGTATCTTTCTCATTAATGACTGCACTTATATTTATCTCATTGGCTCCTTGACTAATCATTTCAATGTTAATCTTTTCATCAGCTAACACTTTGAACATATTTCCTGCAATGCCAATAAAATTCACCATCTGCTTACCCACAAGAGAAACAATAGTCATTTTTCTTGTCACATCCACAGTCCCCATCTTGCTCAACTCCGAAAATGCATGTTTTAATTGATGCTCTTGATCTGCTTGAACTGAAAGGGCCATGGAGACATGCACTTCTGAAGTTGAGATCAAGTCAACCACTAATTTATACTTATCCAAGGTGGTGAAAAGATGTGCAAGAAAACCATGACTCAAGGTCTTTTTATTCGAATGGACATTCACAACTACAATATCTTGTTTAGCAGTGATGGCTGTAGCTGATCTCCTCTTGTGTGAAGTAATATAGCTGACTGGTAAAGTCTCATACGCTGCAGGTGGATGAGGTGGAGTGGCTTCTCCACGTCTTGCGATGTTGTCAGGATAGATGATTGTACCCTTACCATGAGGATTGATGACGTTTTTGATTCTGATAGGAATTTTTGCCTTGATGACTTGTTCCATGGTGAATGGATGTATGACTTCACTTCCATAGTATGTCAACTCTGCAGCTTCTTCAGGTGTCACACTGTCTAATAGTCTGG is part of the Candida orthopsilosis Co 90-125, chromosome 2 draft sequence genome and harbors:
- a CDS encoding Tub4 gamma-tubulin encodes the protein MPGYTITIQAGQCGNQVGLQYWQQLASEHGINKDGTPTPYPQRSSSDIAHNTSPPTSQESFSGNGGNKRLHREDHPELFFTFSDSNTYTPRSILIDLEPSVVTKALNTLPMLNPRNAHVSDQGNGAANNWSNGYKYGSENIESILNIIDKEVDKCDNLSQFQLFHSVAGGTGSGCGSKILEILQDRYTSKKIITTNSILPSNEKTSDVVVQPYNSLLTLKRLIEFSNATFVFHNDALNNIENTVFNQGGLQDQGLSNATSFQGTNKLIAFVSASVSNPMRFPGYMYSSIESIVSSLVPTPDLKFLTTSVAPFSTQSHHNYINEYDMFLELSDDRYKTNKCVSTPTSSSEIAYISLMNYLISGSNLDRKEIRKGILKLQTRTNFVPWTSRSIGVVHGKKSPYLNSTHLEGIQISNNTSIIDVFNKILRQYDLLVKRKAYLNTYSEDNSAEEMDRVVDMFSECKESVVRVIDEYSACKSINYLEDDDIDMDI
- a CDS encoding Aro9 aromatic transaminase (aromatic transaminase of the Ehrlich fusel oil pathway of aromatic alcohol biosynthesis); translation: MTDASQFISKRAQSRKSSHFANVPSDQPPAGFKPHPKPLLLSYGTPNDGFFPIDSIDVNLVAFPFEHQSKKGHVIGHGGESKANGHAKEYKSNSVHISRHTDTPNLLDLSRGLQYAPVPGLEPLLEFTKEFISKTHKPAYDGWNSILSTGASDGLNKACDAILDPGDVVLVEEFTFSPFLKFVNNVGGVPVPVKINLSNDSDGLDFDYLENLLTNWSKEHPNLPKPKALYTISTGQNPTGFTQTVEFRHKVYKLAEEHNFVIIEDDPYGYLTLPKYDPSRFSSNNKVDPADLENNLTIEEYLSDHLTPSYLELDTTGRVIRVETFSKLFAPGLRLGFVIAHAKVVDAIRNYAEVANRGASGLSQTVVNNVVRDQLGGLDGWLNWILRMRATYSHRKDLLLHSIYQSEAFKKGLVDVIDPKAGMFVTFKVKFLDPAEGKITSDDVISTMKQLLWKIISHGVLVVPGYNMTVDQKFSLERSNFFRLCYAPLDNDEDIIESGKRLTDAVLEFHDNGNKF
- a CDS encoding Gvp36 protein (S. cerevisiae homolog GVP36 has role in establishment or maintenance of actin cytoskeleton polarity, vacuole organization, endocytosis and localizes to integral to Golgi membrane); its protein translation is MSFNFSNFTKDIKSFGDRISTEFNKEVVPLAQRTSRLVQERIGKINQDDISQLPSEYIELANKCNNIESLYKNVLKVTSNYENESYDYPTNLQESFTEFSHNVTTRFSNLSKATTTAEAQAALINAGSNESKPPKTLYHALSRATDASILTKETDSSSDASDPLIKGLDLYSSNLNKIANARLGQDQLIKSKFNKPLTTTLRSLISQSNKIQKKVEEKRIDYDLSRYNLTNCTNPAKESKFRVDMENAEDDFANTVEDAINIMQNVIENAKPLQEFLELIKAQLAYHKLASELLGGMVSEYEELIDQQEKLSEGAKSKNDREGGDFDI